The Camelina sativa cultivar DH55 chromosome 18, Cs, whole genome shotgun sequence DNA window aaaagaatcatgGAGAAGTGAATAACTTGCGTTTGGCAAAGTCAATAACTGATAAACATTCACCAATCGCTCTCTCATGAACATCGTTTCTCAGTATTTGAGGGCGGAATAGCCAAACGCCCGTAAGACTAACAAACGTCAACGCTGCAAGACCAGAGACAGCCCGGTACGGTGGCCTCCACCAGTGTGTTCTCTTCACCGCTATCTCAGTGGCTGTTGCAGCACCGTgcaagacaaagaaacaagtGACTTCCCAAGTTGGAGGCTGGCGGATCATGTAAAAGAAGATCAGCTCATGCATCACGCCTGAGACAAAGAACGAGGCCAAGACCCCAGCAAACGTAGCCCCGTCGGCATGGAGTAAGTGTTTGAAAAAACGCTGAACGGGGATGTGTACCGTTGAGCGTAGGACGGCTGAAACCATGAGGTTCCATCTGCGGCTCCAGAAGTCCTGTAAAGAGGTGGCTAGGTAGGGCTCATTGAACACTGGCTCGATGTCACAGCCAAGAAGAGTAGATACCACGGCTCCAACAAACACCAAGACAAGTTCCACCTCAAGGTATAAATGGAGACAATAAAGAGCCAAGACAACAAACCG harbors:
- the LOC104761572 gene encoding probable long-chain-alcohol O-fatty-acyltransferase 1, which produces MEENIRNLIEVWIYALISLSYCYFISSKISKGVLRLLSILPICILFLLLPLLLSCVHFCAISALFLSWLANFRLILFAFDQGPLCPLPPKLSRFICFACLPIKIRQTPSPDAIKNLRCKNEPMPKWVLAVKFLALGVLLHVYEYRDGLPRFVVLALYCLHLYLEVELVLVFVGAVVSTLLGCDIEPVFNEPYLATSLQDFWSRRWNLMVSAVLRSTVHIPVQRFFKHLLHADGATFAGVLASFFVSGVMHELIFFYMIRQPPTWEVTCFFVLHGAATATEIAVKRTHWWRPPYRAVSGLAALTFVSLTGVWLFRPQILRNDVHERAIGECLSVIDFAKRKLFTSP